From a region of the Nitrospirota bacterium genome:
- a CDS encoding 30S ribosomal protein S12, which yields MPTIAQLIKKGREEVKSKTKSPALRRCPQKRGVCVRVYTTTPKKPNSALRKVARVRLMNAMEVTAYIPGVGHNLQEHSIVMIRGGRVKDLPGVRYHIIRGTLDSMGVADRRQGRSKYGAKRPK from the coding sequence GTGCCAACAATCGCACAATTGATAAAAAAAGGGCGTGAAGAGGTTAAGAGTAAAACAAAAAGCCCTGCACTAAGGAGATGTCCTCAGAAGAGGGGAGTGTGTGTAAGAGTTTATACAACGACCCCTAAGAAACCGAATTCTGCTTTGCGTAAAGTTGCAAGAGTGAGACTGATGAATGCAATGGAAGTTACTGCATATATTCCCGGCGTTGGGCATAACCTCCAAGAGCATTCAATTGTTATGATAAGAGGTGGTAGAGTGAAAGATCTTCCCGGAGTTAGATACCATATTATTAGAGGGACACTCGACTCTATGGGAGTTGCAGACCGCAGACAGGGGAGATCAAAGTACGGAGCTAAAAGGCCTAAATAA